The Halorhabdus sp. BNX81 genome includes a region encoding these proteins:
- a CDS encoding DUF309 domain-containing protein, with protein sequence MDAALRAGIALYNAGYYRITHDAWEAPWIGMGGRQEPKDFLQGLIQFTVAIHHATVDNESGARKLAGRAQTYLEGYPEEYQGVNLVPVREYLAALEADPAHVEDTDPPTMTHHGEGVELTDLDFEETTLAADAIAEVEGDEDLLDAAIEYAEADLEAGDEGSQFVTFVFDYVRSPDDRGIIRQRLSEHVDRRESREADVEGLFE encoded by the coding sequence ATGGACGCCGCTTTGCGGGCCGGGATCGCGCTCTACAACGCCGGGTACTATCGGATCACCCACGATGCCTGGGAAGCGCCGTGGATCGGGATGGGAGGCCGCCAGGAGCCGAAGGACTTCCTCCAGGGACTCATCCAGTTCACCGTCGCGATCCACCACGCTACCGTCGACAACGAATCCGGCGCTCGCAAACTCGCCGGCCGCGCACAGACGTATCTGGAGGGGTATCCGGAGGAGTACCAGGGCGTGAACCTCGTCCCCGTGCGGGAGTACCTCGCTGCACTCGAAGCCGACCCCGCTCACGTCGAGGACACCGACCCGCCGACGATGACCCACCACGGCGAGGGGGTCGAGCTGACCGATCTGGACTTCGAAGAGACGACGCTGGCTGCCGACGCGATCGCCGAGGTCGAGGGCGACGAGGACCTGCTGGACGCAGCGATCGAGTACGCCGAAGCCGACCTTGAGGCCGGCGACGAGGGCAGTCAGTTCGTTACGTTCGTCTTCGATTACGTCCGGAGCCCGGACGATCGGGGGATCATCCGGCAACGACTGAGCGAGCACGTCGACCGGCGGGAAAGTCGGGAAGCGGACGTCGAGGGACTGTTCGAGTGA
- a CDS encoding CBS domain-containing protein: MPVTDLARSDVVTAQPETPVTELAGRMDAEDVGSVVITDDDTPVGIVTDRDLAIRVLGKQRDRTETTAADVMTEDLETIEADAGFYEATNLMSESGVRRLPVIDGAELAGIVTADDLTELIADEEQQLASTIRAQRPAY; the protein is encoded by the coding sequence ATGCCAGTAACAGACCTCGCCCGAAGCGACGTAGTCACAGCACAGCCGGAGACGCCGGTCACCGAACTCGCCGGTCGGATGGATGCCGAAGACGTCGGCAGCGTCGTCATCACCGACGACGACACACCGGTCGGAATCGTCACGGACCGTGATCTTGCCATCCGTGTGCTCGGCAAGCAACGCGACCGGACTGAAACGACGGCCGCGGACGTCATGACGGAGGACCTCGAGACGATCGAGGCAGACGCCGGGTTCTACGAGGCGACGAACCTGATGAGCGAGAGCGGCGTCCGTCGACTGCCGGTCATCGACGGGGCGGAACTCGCCGGGATCGTCACTGCCGACGACCTGACGGAACTCATCGCCGACGAGGAACAGCAACTCGCCTCGACCATCCGCGCCCAGCGGCCGGCGTACTGA
- the purQ gene encoding phosphoribosylformylglycinamidine synthase I: protein MTVAVIQFGGSNCDRDTVQALESVGVAAELVWHEDDLPDDAEGIVLPGGFSYGDFLRAGAMAAHSPIMAEVRAAADDGTPVLGICNGAQIGCEASLTPGAFTTNESARFQCEHVHLRVENSETPWTSQYEEGEVIELPIAHGEGRFEISDDRLDALESEDRILFRYCDAEGNVSPEANPNGSKHAVAGVTGESDHVAVMMPHPERMALADIGGTDGRGVLSGFA, encoded by the coding sequence ATGACCGTCGCCGTCATTCAGTTCGGCGGGAGCAACTGCGATCGAGACACCGTCCAGGCCCTGGAGTCCGTCGGCGTCGCGGCCGAACTCGTCTGGCACGAGGATGACCTGCCGGACGATGCCGAGGGGATCGTCCTCCCCGGCGGGTTCTCGTATGGCGACTTCCTCCGGGCGGGCGCGATGGCGGCCCACTCGCCGATCATGGCCGAGGTTCGGGCGGCCGCCGACGATGGCACGCCCGTGCTGGGGATCTGCAACGGAGCCCAGATCGGGTGTGAGGCCTCCCTCACCCCTGGCGCGTTCACCACCAACGAGAGCGCGCGCTTCCAGTGTGAGCACGTCCACCTCCGCGTCGAGAATAGCGAGACGCCCTGGACGAGTCAGTACGAGGAAGGCGAGGTCATCGAGCTACCGATCGCCCACGGCGAGGGCCGCTTCGAGATCAGCGACGATCGCCTCGACGCCCTGGAGTCCGAGGATCGGATTCTGTTCCGGTACTGTGACGCCGAGGGGAACGTCTCGCCCGAGGCCAACCCCAACGGTTCGAAACACGCCGTCGCGGGCGTCACCGGTGAGTCCGATCACGTCGCCGTCATGATGCCCCATCCCGAACGGATGGCCCTCGCCGACATCGGCGGGACAGACGGGCGCGGCGTCCTTTCCGGGTTCGCCTGA
- the purS gene encoding phosphoribosylformylglycinamidine synthase subunit PurS, which yields MSTYTATVTVKLKQGVLDPEAETTREALERLGFELDALRAADRFEIDLEAADSEAARDRVEAMAERLLANPTIHDYEVAIEDQ from the coding sequence ATGAGTACCTATACCGCGACCGTGACCGTCAAGCTCAAGCAGGGGGTGCTCGATCCCGAGGCGGAGACGACCCGGGAGGCGCTCGAACGGCTCGGCTTCGAGCTCGATGCCCTTCGCGCGGCCGACCGCTTCGAGATCGATCTGGAGGCAGCCGACAGCGAGGCGGCCAGAGACCGCGTCGAGGCGATGGCCGAGCGCCTGCTCGCGAATCCGACCATCCACGACTACGAGGTTGCGATCGAGGACCAATGA
- a CDS encoding NADH-quinone oxidoreductase subunit B family protein, with translation MGRITDWARNRSPWILHLNCGSCNGCDIETLDALMPRYDIERFGIQQKDTPRHADILVATGPVTKQMAPRLKRIYEQMPEPKLVIAAGSCAATGGVFQDCYNCHEGIDDVIPVDMYIPGCPISPETLIDGIVTLLEEAGQEAKAERLAENKPEIVEESNRIDGTVPTEATDQQATDPETQEGSDDAEPAEA, from the coding sequence ATGGGACGGATCACCGACTGGGCGCGGAACCGATCGCCGTGGATACTCCACCTGAACTGCGGGAGTTGCAACGGCTGTGACATCGAGACGCTGGACGCGCTGATGCCCAGATACGACATCGAGCGCTTCGGCATCCAGCAGAAGGACACGCCCCGGCACGCCGACATCCTCGTCGCCACGGGGCCGGTGACCAAACAGATGGCTCCCCGGCTGAAGCGCATCTACGAGCAGATGCCCGAGCCGAAGCTGGTGATCGCCGCCGGGTCGTGTGCCGCGACTGGCGGCGTCTTCCAGGACTGCTACAACTGCCACGAGGGCATCGACGACGTGATTCCCGTCGATATGTACATCCCCGGGTGTCCGATCTCGCCCGAGACGCTGATCGACGGGATCGTCACACTGCTAGAAGAGGCTGGCCAGGAGGCCAAAGCCGAGCGCCTCGCCGAGAACAAACCCGAGATCGTCGAAGAAAGCAACCGTATCGACGGGACTGTTCCGACTGAAGCGACAGACCAGCAAGCAACTGACCCGGAGACACAGGAGGGATCGGATGACGCCGAGCCAGCTGAAGCGTAG
- a CDS encoding NADH-quinone oxidoreductase subunit C, with amino-acid sequence MTPSQLKRRLDDELSGLIAASTAHGDGRLEFALADRSDLVDAVTTLQELGITHLVTITGVDAGDEIEVLYHFLKYGEYDDGNLGEGVELTIRATVPKDDPTIATLTDVLPGATLYERELMDMLGVEVTGHPNPEKLLLADDFDGGPPLRAENLEVSD; translated from the coding sequence ATGACGCCGAGCCAGCTGAAGCGTAGGCTCGACGACGAACTGTCCGGCCTCATCGCCGCCTCGACGGCACACGGCGACGGTCGCCTGGAGTTCGCCCTCGCAGACCGCAGCGACCTGGTCGATGCAGTCACGACGCTGCAGGAACTGGGCATCACCCACCTCGTCACGATCACCGGCGTCGACGCCGGCGACGAGATCGAGGTGCTGTATCACTTCCTCAAGTACGGCGAGTACGACGACGGCAATCTGGGTGAGGGCGTCGAACTCACGATCCGAGCGACCGTCCCGAAGGACGATCCCACGATCGCGACGCTCACCGACGTCCTCCCCGGCGCGACGCTGTACGAGCGGGAACTCATGGACATGCTCGGCGTCGAGGTCACGGGCCATCCGAACCCCGAGAAACTCTTACTGGCCGACGACTTCGACGGCGGGCCGCCGCTGCGAGCTGAGAACCTGGAGGTGAGCGACTGA
- a CDS encoding nickel-dependent hydrogenase large subunit, with protein sequence MSEDVSGTEIPVGPQHPSLKEPANFTLTVDGEVITGADLKLSYNHRGIEQAVLSKSYLENIYLLERICGICSHAHTSSFVIGVEDLLDLDVPRRANYIRTLIGELERIHSHMLWLGVAGHEIGFDTLWQYAWRDREIVLDLLEEITGNRIHYSINTIGGVRQDLTAEQRETVLEKMDELEERIDFYLETVPNEETVRMRCEDVGTVSTELAREYCAAGPVGRASGLPVDVRKDAPYAAYDELDFDVITETAGDLLARTTVRIREIAESISIIRQAAADIPDGDLKASPKPVQALLAQIPEGDVVSRYEAPRGELIYYIRADGTDTPERVHIRVPTLANWPTVVEALRGSYIADTPIVVAGIDPCISCTSRIGVETDGSHGGEDSFNLEELREYGMEWYDERAEGGVTGDSEIDRGDRP encoded by the coding sequence ATGTCCGAAGACGTCTCAGGCACGGAAATTCCGGTCGGTCCCCAGCACCCCTCGCTGAAGGAACCTGCGAACTTCACGCTGACCGTCGACGGCGAGGTCATCACCGGGGCCGATCTCAAACTGTCGTACAACCACCGCGGGATCGAACAGGCCGTCCTCTCGAAAAGCTATCTGGAGAACATCTATCTGCTCGAACGCATCTGTGGCATCTGTTCACACGCCCATACGTCTTCGTTTGTGATCGGCGTCGAGGACCTCCTCGATCTCGATGTCCCCCGGCGGGCGAACTACATCCGGACGCTGATCGGCGAACTCGAGCGCATCCACAGCCACATGCTCTGGCTGGGGGTCGCGGGCCACGAGATCGGCTTCGACACCCTCTGGCAGTACGCCTGGCGCGACCGCGAGATCGTGCTGGACCTCTTAGAGGAGATCACGGGCAACCGGATCCACTACTCGATCAACACGATCGGCGGCGTCCGCCAGGATCTCACAGCGGAGCAACGCGAGACCGTCCTCGAAAAGATGGACGAACTCGAGGAGCGCATCGACTTCTACCTCGAGACGGTCCCCAACGAGGAGACGGTTCGGATGCGGTGTGAAGACGTCGGCACCGTCTCGACCGAACTCGCCCGGGAGTACTGTGCGGCCGGGCCGGTCGGGCGCGCCTCGGGACTCCCTGTCGACGTTCGCAAGGACGCTCCCTACGCTGCCTACGACGAGCTGGACTTCGACGTCATCACGGAGACGGCGGGGGACCTGCTGGCACGCACGACGGTTCGGATCCGCGAGATCGCCGAGAGCATCTCGATCATCCGCCAGGCCGCCGCGGATATTCCAGACGGGGATCTCAAGGCCAGCCCGAAGCCGGTCCAGGCGCTGCTGGCACAGATCCCCGAGGGCGACGTCGTCAGCCGCTACGAGGCTCCGCGCGGCGAACTCATCTACTACATTCGGGCCGATGGCACTGACACGCCCGAGCGCGTCCACATCCGGGTGCCGACGCTCGCCAACTGGCCGACCGTCGTCGAAGCCTTACGCGGGAGTTACATCGCCGACACGCCGATCGTCGTCGCCGGGATCGACCCCTGTATCAGCTGTACCTCCCGGATCGGCGTCGAGACCGACGGCAGCCACGGCGGCGAGGACTCGTTCAACCTCGAGGAATTGCGTGAGTACGGCATGGAATGGTACGACGAGCGCGCCGAGGGTGGCGTGACGGGCGACTCGGAAATCGATCGGGGTGACCGACCGTGA
- a CDS encoding complex I subunit 1 family protein — translation MSLEIDLATGLLYLLVFPGFAFLFTYALAAEYVDRKLYARLQNRVGPPPLQPLADFLKLLAKESAVPENATERIYRAAPLTGLAGVLTAMLYIPVWSETAAMSFEGDLVVVLFLLSLPSFSLFFGGWYSGNVFSQVGTTRTITQLFGYEIPFFLACFAPAVAAGTLELSSIVAFVGSNPLHMLVFAPAFVIGLLSLQAKLERIPFDAPEAESELATGALAEYSGRKLALFRLTKDVELVVGAALLSALFLGGPYPVGSIEGIAGAALGIAVFLVKTLAIVTILSILRGVLARLRIEQVVDVFYRWLVPIGLVQIGIVLAVGLYAEGLL, via the coding sequence GTGAGCCTCGAGATCGACCTCGCGACCGGGTTGCTCTACCTGCTTGTGTTCCCCGGCTTTGCGTTCCTGTTCACCTACGCGCTGGCCGCCGAATACGTCGACCGGAAGCTCTACGCCCGCCTCCAGAACCGCGTGGGGCCGCCGCCGCTGCAGCCGCTGGCGGACTTCCTGAAGCTACTGGCCAAGGAGTCGGCCGTCCCCGAGAACGCGACCGAACGGATCTACCGGGCCGCGCCATTGACGGGGCTGGCGGGCGTGTTGACCGCGATGCTGTACATCCCCGTCTGGAGCGAGACGGCGGCGATGTCCTTCGAAGGCGATCTGGTCGTCGTCCTCTTTTTGCTCTCGTTGCCGTCGTTCTCGCTGTTCTTCGGCGGGTGGTACTCCGGGAACGTCTTCAGCCAGGTCGGGACCACCCGGACGATCACGCAGCTGTTTGGCTACGAGATCCCGTTCTTCCTCGCGTGCTTCGCCCCGGCGGTCGCCGCGGGGACGCTCGAACTGTCGAGCATCGTCGCCTTCGTCGGGTCGAACCCGCTGCACATGCTCGTCTTCGCCCCGGCGTTCGTCATCGGGCTGCTCTCGTTGCAGGCCAAACTCGAGCGCATCCCCTTCGACGCGCCGGAGGCCGAGTCCGAACTCGCGACCGGGGCACTCGCGGAGTACTCCGGCCGGAAACTCGCGCTGTTCCGACTCACGAAGGACGTCGAACTCGTCGTCGGCGCGGCACTGCTGTCGGCGCTGTTCCTCGGCGGTCCCTACCCGGTCGGATCGATCGAGGGGATCGCCGGGGCCGCGCTCGGGATCGCGGTCTTCCTCGTGAAGACGCTCGCGATCGTGACCATCCTCTCGATACTCAGGGGCGTGCTCGCGCGCCTCCGGATCGAACAGGTCGTCGACGTGTTCTATCGGTGGCTCGTGCCGATCGGACTGGTCCAGATCGGCATCGTGCTCGCGGTCGGGCTGTACGCGGAGGGACTCCTATGA
- a CDS encoding 4Fe-4S dicluster domain-containing protein yields the protein MSLPGKLLPEALKTLGKDRATVSYPKDKRTLPERFRGAVEFDPDPCTGCGMCERHCAADAIVVGTDDDGNVTWAYDVAKCMFCGQCEESCPTDAIVMGKDFELADGDRESFTESYTFER from the coding sequence ATGAGCTTACCAGGCAAACTCCTCCCCGAGGCGCTGAAAACCCTCGGGAAAGACCGGGCGACCGTATCGTACCCCAAAGACAAGCGGACGCTCCCCGAGCGCTTCCGGGGGGCCGTCGAGTTCGATCCCGACCCCTGTACTGGGTGTGGGATGTGTGAACGCCACTGTGCCGCCGACGCGATCGTCGTCGGGACCGACGACGACGGCAACGTCACCTGGGCGTACGACGTGGCCAAATGCATGTTCTGTGGGCAATGTGAGGAATCCTGCCCGACCGACGCGATCGTGATGGGCAAGGACTTCGAGCTCGCGGACGGAGACCGAGAGTCCTTCACGGAATCCTACACCTTCGAACGGTGA
- a CDS encoding hydrogenase maturation protease has product MTTPPQIDAADRVALVGMGSELRGDDAVGLEVVRRLDGIGADRLRVIEGGVAPENQTGVIRRFEPDWIVLVDAIAFGGDPGDSKWIESDDLGGESFSSHKSTPAMLETFLTREMDADVALFGVEPARIEFGTDLSSAVQQRLDDLVAELSDVLGATQ; this is encoded by the coding sequence GTGACGACGCCACCGCAAATCGACGCCGCCGATCGCGTCGCTCTCGTCGGCATGGGTTCGGAACTCCGCGGCGACGACGCGGTCGGCCTCGAAGTTGTCCGTCGACTCGACGGGATCGGGGCCGACCGACTCCGCGTGATCGAGGGCGGCGTCGCGCCCGAGAATCAGACGGGCGTGATCCGTCGGTTCGAACCCGATTGGATCGTCCTGGTCGACGCTATCGCTTTCGGCGGCGACCCCGGCGACTCGAAGTGGATCGAGTCCGACGACCTCGGTGGCGAGTCCTTTTCGTCGCATAAGTCAACCCCGGCGATGTTGGAAACCTTTCTCACTCGCGAGATGGACGCCGACGTGGCGTTATTTGGCGTCGAACCGGCCCGGATCGAATTCGGGACGGACCTGTCGTCGGCGGTCCAGCAGCGACTCGACGATCTGGTGGCGGAATTGAGCGATGTGCTCGGCGCTACTCAGTAG
- a CDS encoding proton-conducting transporter membrane subunit — protein sequence MSETALAVVPLVALFAGIFATYLVGRVNHDRTTEATGIVAVASLLVALGATWTLWTTSLPVAYALGGSGVGIQVTALSIFLSVVACLLGLAVAVYAMAGTDDEGATELYYPLVLAAVAGVVGIGVAADLFSLYVFFEVMAVSTYALVPFAVSRASAVEAGFKYVVLNTVGSLLAIFGVSLVYAETGGTLAFDPVADALSGTTEVATAAVLFLVVGFGVKAAIVPLHTWVPDAYAESPASASALLAGLATPAAAVAMVKALSVFPGTVPVGLLLVVFGAITMTVGNFLALGQRDLKRLLAYSSIPHVGYVIFGFGIGFYGDFGVAVDGALFHVLANALMKGGAFLAVGAIGYRLASGDVANPRHLDDLAGIGYRMPVAAGAIAVAVLALAGVPPLAGFWGKLLIVVGGAEVSGWLGVSLALLVIGNSFLSLGYYLPVLRSLFASPDDAVGSAARTPTLLALPILALTAGTILLGIVPSVGFDLVEPATDVLLSGVMP from the coding sequence GTGAGCGAGACGGCGCTTGCGGTAGTCCCACTGGTCGCCCTGTTCGCGGGCATCTTCGCGACGTACCTGGTCGGGCGAGTCAATCACGACCGGACGACCGAGGCGACTGGCATCGTCGCGGTCGCGTCGCTGCTCGTCGCGCTCGGGGCGACCTGGACGCTGTGGACGACGTCGCTTCCAGTCGCATACGCGCTCGGCGGGTCCGGCGTGGGCATCCAGGTCACGGCCCTCAGCATCTTCCTGTCGGTCGTGGCGTGCCTGCTCGGGCTGGCCGTCGCGGTCTATGCGATGGCCGGGACGGACGACGAGGGGGCGACCGAACTCTACTATCCACTCGTGCTGGCGGCGGTCGCCGGCGTCGTCGGCATCGGGGTTGCGGCGGATCTGTTCTCGCTGTACGTCTTCTTCGAGGTGATGGCCGTGTCGACCTACGCGCTGGTCCCCTTCGCTGTCTCCCGGGCGAGTGCCGTCGAAGCCGGCTTCAAGTACGTCGTGTTGAACACAGTCGGCTCGCTGCTGGCCATTTTCGGTGTGTCGCTGGTGTATGCCGAGACCGGCGGCACACTCGCCTTTGACCCGGTCGCGGACGCACTGTCGGGCACAACGGAGGTCGCGACCGCCGCCGTGCTCTTCCTGGTCGTCGGTTTCGGCGTGAAGGCCGCGATCGTCCCGCTCCATACGTGGGTGCCGGACGCCTACGCCGAGTCGCCCGCCAGTGCGAGCGCGTTACTCGCCGGCCTGGCGACGCCGGCCGCCGCCGTGGCGATGGTGAAGGCGCTGTCGGTGTTCCCGGGCACGGTCCCGGTCGGCTTGCTGCTGGTCGTCTTCGGCGCGATCACGATGACCGTCGGGAACTTCCTCGCGCTGGGCCAGCGCGACCTCAAGCGGCTGCTCGCCTATTCGTCGATCCCCCACGTCGGCTACGTCATCTTCGGCTTCGGGATCGGTTTTTACGGCGACTTTGGCGTCGCGGTCGATGGTGCACTCTTTCACGTCCTCGCCAACGCCCTCATGAAGGGCGGAGCCTTCCTCGCTGTCGGTGCGATCGGCTACCGGCTCGCGAGTGGGGACGTTGCGAATCCGCGCCACCTCGACGATCTCGCCGGGATCGGCTACCGGATGCCGGTCGCCGCCGGCGCGATCGCGGTCGCGGTGCTGGCGCTGGCCGGCGTCCCGCCGCTGGCGGGCTTCTGGGGCAAACTCCTCATCGTGGTCGGTGGCGCGGAGGTGTCCGGCTGGCTCGGCGTCTCCCTGGCCTTGCTCGTGATCGGCAACTCGTTTCTCTCGCTGGGGTATTACCTCCCGGTTCTCCGGAGTCTCTTCGCCAGCCCGGACGATGCCGTGGGTTCGGCCGCTCGGACGCCGACGCTGCTGGCGCTCCCGATTCTGGCATTGACTGCCGGAACAATTCTGCTCGGGATCGTTCCCTCGGTCGGGTTCGACCTCGTTGAGCCGGCCACTGACGTCCTGCTCTCGGGGGTGATGCCATGA
- a CDS encoding NADH-quinone oxidoreductase subunit J — MTALTTAALVATVGLALSAVAARDFLVSILSLSGASVALAVYFYLAGAPIAAVFEAVVAAGLVTVLFLLMISLTDAETATLIDQRKLPIVGLALGALLGVGLVVWGLLGRLSSGGGSEMELAEALWSRRSIDLLAVTVLLFVGVLGIIRLTAERFDATDRAVTSEGTPIGRGRESENTEGES, encoded by the coding sequence ATGACGGCGCTGACGACGGCGGCGCTCGTGGCGACGGTCGGCCTCGCGCTCTCCGCGGTCGCCGCCCGGGACTTCCTCGTCTCGATCCTCTCGCTGTCGGGCGCAAGCGTCGCGCTTGCGGTGTACTTCTATCTGGCCGGTGCGCCGATCGCGGCCGTCTTCGAGGCGGTCGTGGCCGCCGGGCTGGTAACGGTCCTCTTTTTGTTGATGATCAGCCTGACCGACGCCGAGACCGCCACGCTGATCGACCAGCGCAAACTGCCGATCGTCGGGCTCGCACTGGGCGCGTTACTCGGCGTCGGCCTGGTCGTCTGGGGCCTGCTTGGCAGGCTCTCGTCCGGCGGGGGAAGCGAGATGGAACTCGCCGAGGCGCTGTGGAGCCGCCGGTCGATCGACCTGCTCGCGGTGACCGTCCTGCTGTTCGTCGGCGTGCTCGGCATCATCCGCCTCACCGCCGAACGCTTCGACGCGACTGATCGGGCCGTCACGAGTGAAGGAACCCCGATCGGGCGGGGCAGAGAATCCGAGAACACGGAGGGAGAATCATGA
- a CDS encoding NADH-quinone oxidoreductase subunit K yields MTALAYGVAIALLVLGLAAVLSGANAVKTLIGIEIASKGVLVNFVATDPAGSQGIVILLILIDAIVVAVLLGLVVAVYRQYGTLDMDALGRLTW; encoded by the coding sequence ATGACTGCACTCGCCTACGGCGTGGCGATCGCGCTACTTGTCCTGGGTCTGGCGGCAGTCCTCAGCGGGGCCAACGCGGTGAAGACGCTGATCGGGATCGAGATCGCCTCGAAGGGCGTGCTCGTGAACTTCGTCGCGACCGATCCGGCCGGCAGCCAGGGGATCGTGATCCTGTTGATCCTGATCGACGCCATCGTCGTCGCCGTCCTGCTGGGGCTGGTCGTTGCGGTGTATCGCCAGTACGGAACCCTCGATATGGACGCACTCGGGAGGTTAACATGGTAA
- a CDS encoding NADH-quinone oxidoreductase subunit L, which translates to MVTNRRTLLASTPGLLVAGALALAVALVGPGLETPAMLALGAVALPFVGAALLPYVAVAGDRIRNAVAVGVGVVTAMLTLSLIPRALSGEPSTVHYDLRWVPAIDVSFGLYLDVLGVMMATIAGVVGALALVFSTRFMEREGGLTRYYVLTLLFVGGMIGFALTDSLVALYVFWEVLGLCSFGLIAFWLEDDASFAAGVKAFVTTRFGDIGLLAGIATLYVGGGTFSIRGLIDQAAAGALPEWTLAAAGGLFIVAAVGKSAQFPLHVWLPDAMEAPTTSTALIHAACMVNAGLYLLLRTRPIFDGVAWWTTAVLAIGTITAFLAAVLATVENDFKRALAYCTISQLGYVTAAIGLAGGVLPATAHVLSHSIFKALLFLAAGSVIFALGGTVHKHVDMYEFRGVGNRRQMPITNVAFLVGILGLIGVPGFNGFWSKEYIFATAMDGSPIEMAAFVVLAITAVLTVVYSLRIYYLMFLGEPSESVTESPLAMTGPLSILAGLTLTSWLAIGPLSEALKTYFPGADVHGYTIMEFVEHTLTVQTLALTAGILGVGYLGFHFRQSINDAAPESLLSVLALGYGFDAVYERCVAAYRWWCARTRVIQTGDLNYNVVGIVVALVIGAVVLAI; encoded by the coding sequence ATGGTAACGAATCGACGGACACTGCTCGCATCGACACCCGGTCTGCTCGTCGCCGGTGCACTGGCGCTGGCAGTCGCGCTGGTGGGACCAGGACTCGAAACGCCCGCCATGCTGGCGCTCGGGGCGGTCGCCCTGCCGTTCGTCGGGGCGGCACTGTTGCCGTACGTCGCCGTCGCCGGTGATCGAATCCGGAACGCGGTCGCTGTCGGCGTCGGCGTCGTCACCGCGATGCTGACGCTATCGCTGATTCCGCGAGCGCTATCTGGCGAGCCATCGACCGTCCACTACGACCTGAGGTGGGTGCCCGCCATCGACGTCTCCTTTGGCCTGTATCTGGACGTCCTCGGCGTGATGATGGCGACCATCGCGGGTGTCGTCGGCGCGCTCGCGCTGGTCTTCTCGACGCGCTTCATGGAACGCGAGGGCGGGCTCACGCGCTACTACGTGCTGACCCTGCTGTTCGTCGGCGGGATGATCGGCTTCGCGCTGACCGACAGCCTCGTCGCGCTGTACGTCTTCTGGGAGGTCCTCGGGCTGTGTTCGTTTGGCCTGATCGCCTTCTGGCTCGAAGACGACGCCTCCTTCGCGGCGGGCGTAAAGGCGTTCGTCACGACCCGTTTCGGCGACATCGGCCTGCTGGCCGGGATCGCCACCCTGTACGTCGGCGGCGGGACATTCTCGATCCGTGGGCTGATCGACCAGGCGGCCGCGGGCGCACTGCCGGAGTGGACGCTCGCGGCCGCTGGCGGGCTGTTCATCGTCGCGGCCGTCGGGAAGTCCGCGCAGTTCCCCTTACACGTCTGGCTGCCGGACGCGATGGAGGCCCCGACCACCAGCACGGCGCTGATCCACGCCGCCTGTATGGTCAACGCCGGCCTCTATCTCCTGCTCCGGACGCGACCCATCTTCGACGGAGTGGCGTGGTGGACGACCGCCGTGCTCGCCATCGGGACGATTACGGCCTTCCTCGCGGCCGTGCTCGCGACCGTCGAGAACGACTTCAAGCGGGCGCTTGCGTACTGTACGATCAGCCAGCTCGGGTACGTCACGGCGGCCATCGGACTGGCCGGCGGGGTCCTGCCGGCGACCGCCCACGTCCTGAGTCACTCGATCTTCAAGGCGCTACTCTTTCTCGCTGCGGGGTCGGTCATCTTCGCGCTGGGCGGCACCGTCCACAAGCACGTCGACATGTACGAGTTTCGCGGCGTGGGGAACCGCCGGCAGATGCCGATAACCAACGTCGCCTTTCTGGTGGGGATTCTCGGCTTGATCGGCGTGCCCGGGTTCAACGGCTTCTGGAGCAAGGAGTACATCTTCGCCACGGCGATGGACGGGAGTCCGATCGAGATGGCGGCCTTCGTCGTGCTCGCGATCACGGCCGTGCTGACGGTCGTCTACTCGTTGCGGATCTACTATCTGATGTTCCTCGGCGAGCCGAGCGAGTCTGTCACCGAATCGCCACTGGCGATGACTGGCCCGCTTTCGATCCTGGCTGGCCTCACGCTCACCTCGTGGCTCGCGATCGGCCCGCTCTCGGAGGCCCTGAAGACGTACTTCCCCGGCGCTGACGTTCACGGCTATACGATCATGGAATTCGTCGAGCACACGCTCACCGTCCAGACACTGGCGCTGACCGCCGGGATCCTGGGCGTCGGCTATCTCGGCTTCCACTTCCGGCAGTCGATCAACGACGCCGCCCCCGAGAGCCTGCTGTCGGTGCTCGCGCTGGGCTACGGCTTCGACGCCGTCTACGAACGATGCGTCGCGGCCTACCGCTGGTGGTGTGCCCGGACGCGGGTCATCCAGACTGGCGACCTCAACTACAACGTCGTCGGCATCGTGGTGGCGCTGGTGATCGGCGCGGTCGTGCTGGCAATATGA